A stretch of the Arachis stenosperma cultivar V10309 chromosome 6, arast.V10309.gnm1.PFL2, whole genome shotgun sequence genome encodes the following:
- the LOC130936860 gene encoding probable inactive histone-lysine N-methyltransferase SUVR2 — MAPNPKVVAAYRAMANLGIHESKVKPVLKKLLKLYDKNWELIEEENYRALADAIFEEEENPVPEQEQEKKNKRVDEAELDDEVQDQPLRPKKRLRLRGPEFQSSNNQISCGPSSAAFPLKTPKLEDDTVPGNGSILHAQSAAALSDGNGMIEAHQVHSQDGIIDKGKKPVSPQVTPRGRRSTSDGVPPAVLPKEPAVEPLSTLSPRSKMAHPLVWIKPKDEPIDDARDNEAPISMILPEPSSGKDSSMMNGAAGQQDCDDTVASHCLNDEVAGEDNLRSSNEDAPSTVEIGSSPVQEEGSAKITPNISMPKESESHDALVAGGNEDPVTPCISNGSANVNSHSSLPTTEIPVSLPCSCGLDDTSPVPQEVGNNDCLASDDGRELVDPISNNSHSLVSVPKNQLTTNAIMTVHDVNDITKGEEKVKISWVNNITDDFPPSFHYIPRNLVFQNAYVSISLSRIGNEDCCSTCIGNCVLSSESCSCANKTGGGFAYTAQGLLKEEFLDECIVISCNPKNCFYCEDCPVERSKNDDCSEPCKGHLRRKFIKECWSKCGCGKKCGNRVVQRGITCNLQVFLTSEGKGWGLRTLEDLPKGAFVCEFVGEILTVKELHERSLKYPKNRKYTYPILLDADWESGGVGDKEALCLYAASYGNAARFINHRCLDANLIEIPVEIEGPDHHYYHLALFTSREIAAQEELTWDYGINFDDHDQPVELFGCKCGSKFCRNMKRSSRSARSLAAR; from the exons ATGGCGCCAAATCCAAAGGTGGTAGCAGCCTATCGTGCAATGGCAAATCTTGGGATTCATGAATCAAAAGTGAAGCCAGTACTAAAGAAGCTCCTTAAGTTGTATGATAAAAACTGGGAGCTTATTGAAGAAGAGAACTATAGAGCTCTGGCAGATGCAATATTTGAGGAGGAGGAAAATCCG GTGCCGGAGCAAGAGcaggaaaagaaaaacaagagagTTGAT GAAGCAGAGTTAGATGATGAAGTGCAAGATCAGCCACTGCGACCTAAAAAGAGGTTGCGCTTGAGAGGTCCAGAGTTTCAGTCTTCAAATAATCAGATTAGCTGTGGTCCCAGTTCAGCTGCTTTTCCATTGAAAACTCCTAAATTAGAAGATGACACAGTACCTGGAAATGGTTCTATACTGCATGCTCAAAGTGCTGCAGCATTATCTGATGGAAATGGAATGATTGAAGCTCATCAAGTTCATTCACAAGATGGCATTATTGACAAGGGAAAGAAACCTGTATCACCTCAAGTTACTCCCAGAGGAAGAAGATCTACATCGGATGGAGTGCCACCAGCAGTACTACCTAAAGAACCAGCAGTTGAACCGCTGAGCACTTTGTCTCCAAGAAGCAAAATGGCCCATCCTCTTGTATGGATCAAGCCCAAGGACGAGCCAATTGATGACGCACGAGATAATGAGGCTCCCATTTCAATGATTCTTCCTG AACCATCTAGTGGAAAGGATTCTTCAATGATGAATGGTGCAGCTGGACAGCAAGATTGTGACGACACTGTGGCATCACATTGCTTAAATGATGAAGTTGCTGGTGAAGATAACCTCCGCTCTTCAAATGAAGATGCCCCTTCTACTGTAGAGATAGGCTCATCACCTGTACAAGAG GAAGGATCTGCAAAGATAACACCAAACATCAGCATGCCAAAGGAATCTGAGTCACATGATGCTCTGGTTGCCGGAGGAAATGAAGATCCAGTTACACCTTGCATTTCAAATGGATCTGCCAATGTTAATTCTCATTCTTCCTTGCCCACTACTGAAATTCCAGTATCTCTGCCCTGCTCGTGTGGTCTGGATGACACTTCACCAGTTCCCCAGGAGGTTGGAAATAATGATTGCTTAGCAAGTGATGATGGAAGGGAGCTAGTGGATCCTATATCTAATAATTCTCATAGTTTAGTTTCTGTTCCAAAGAATCAGCTTACTACGAATGCTATAATGACTGTTCACGATGTTAATGACATAACAAAGGGTgaagaaaaagtgaaaatttCATGGGTCAATAACATTACTGATGATTTCCCACCATCCTTTCATTACATACCCCGAAACCTTGTATTCCAAAATGCTTATGTTAGTATTTCTCTGTCTCGTATTGGGAATGAAGATTGCTGTTCTACTTGCATAGGCAATTGTGTCTTGTCTTCTGAATCATGTTCTTGTGCGAATAAAACTGGTGGTGGATTTGCCTACACTGCACAAGGCCTACTGAAGGAAGAGTTCTTGGATGAGTGCATTGTCATCAGCTGCAACCCTAAAAATTGTTTCTATTGTGAAGACTGCCCAGTTGAAAGATCAAAGAATGATGATTGTTCAGAACCATGTAAAGGACACTTAAGGAGGAAGTTTATTAAGGAATGCTGGAGTAAATGTGGCTGTGGTAAAAAATGTGGCAATCGGGTTGTCCAGCGAGGAATAACTTGCAACTTGCAG GTGTTTTTAACTTCTGAAGGAAAAGGTTGGGGTCTTCGGACGTTAGAGGACCTTCCCAAAGGGGCATTTGTGTGTGAGTTTGTTGGAGAAATTCTAACTGTCAAAGAATTGCATGAGAGGAGCCTAAAATATCCCAAAAATAGGAAATATACATACCCAATTCTATTGGATGCAGATTGGGAATCAGGAGGTGTGGGGGATAAAGAAGCACTTTGCTTGTATGCAGCATCTTATGGAAATGCTGCTAGGTTTATTAATCACAG ATGTTTAGATGCTAACTTGATTGAGATCCCCGTTGAAATTGAGGGCCCAGATCATCACTACTATCAT CTTGCCTTATTCACATCCAGAGAAATAGCAGCACAGGAGGAGCTCACTTGG GATTATGGGATCAACTTCGATGATCATGATCAGCCTGTTGAGCTGTTTGGGTGCAAATGTGGAAGTAAATTCTGCAGGAATATGAAGCGATCAAGTA GATCCGCAAGATCGTTGGCTGCAAGATGA
- the LOC130936741 gene encoding uncharacterized protein LOC130936741, translating into MESDLVKPLCDAPSSFTNDNFSHSTDNLLNLCDVEGEQYNKAMKVLDVIEFGSDDTNLGHEMHGSAIHNCGAAFVLNVRCHNSDDLVIPFTISFEELKGVICEKIHSERARRISCILYRNPIQVFGGFVQFQTKYVTDEASMQDMFSMYIENRRQLSFIELYVEFEQCEADRNILREDYNSDREEEFESNYEVVGPDGDEVPGDGAMAPDVSDVATALANDVPFKEPSFMRVLDLEAMHVPEFPNYINAEISVVADGEFAVGMEFSSREAVIKAIKEYTIQRSVDYRVYEFEPLTFYAKCIQYGSGCDWLIRVSMISRKYCWVVRRYNGNHTCTRAIISQDHSKLDSTTIAEAIKPLVEADPTLKVKSVIAEVQSKFNYTVSYRKAWLAKQKAVEKIFGGWEASYEALPIWFEAMCHKEPSAVVHFETMSAYQSDDLVTDIRVLHRVFWSYYPCIRAFRHCKPVVQVDGTHLYGKYKGCLLVAVSQDGNNNIVPIVFAIVEGETSDAWHFFPSNLRQHVVTRDGVGLISDRHESINAVVERSNGAWSPPRAFHMFCIRHIESNFLRKFKAPYLQKLVVNIGYSRMVCEYEVRYQRLRERGEAYTDWLNRIPREQYALAFDGGYRWGHMTTNLVECINSVLKGARNLPVTALVKATFYRLNELFIRKRAEAEALINAGHVFSDVVTSKLHANQLASGNIQVSYFDRQNKVFEVREMPSGLEFAVDLRGLQCDCGEFQVDRIPCRHVFACCANQRLDWQVYVHDVYKMDQVRRVYRARFRPLGNPTTWPAYNGPRFIPNPFLRRLGKGRPKMTRFLNEMDTRILRRPRRCTLCGAEGHSRGRCRQQGGANANREH; encoded by the exons ATGGAGTCTGATTTGGTTAAACCGCTTTGTGATGCCCCGTCGTCATTCACCAACGACAATTTTTCTCATTCAACTGACAACCTTCTCAACCTTTGTGATGTGGAAGGTGAACAATATAACAAG GCAATGAAAGTTTTGGACGTTATTGAGTTTGGAAGTGATGACACGAATCTTGGTCATGAG ATGCATGGGAGCGCAATACACAATTGTGGGGCAGCTTTTGTTCTTAATGTCAGGTGCCACAATTCGGATG ATCTAGTGATTCCTTTTACAATCTCATTTGAAGAGCTGAAGGGTGTGATCTGTGAAAAGATTCATTCTGAGAGGGCAAGAAGGATATCATGTATTCTATACAGAAATCCTATACAAGTGTTTGGTGGATTCGTCCAGTTTCAAACGAAATATGTAACAGACGAAGCGAGCATGCAAGATATGTTTTCCATGTATATTGAAAATCGGAGACAACTATCGTTCATCGAGTTGTATGTGGAGTTTGAGCAATGTGAGGCCGACCGTAATATTCTACGGGAGGATTACAATAGCGACAGGGAAGAAGAGTTCGAAAGCAACTACGAAGTTGTTGGTCCAGATGGAGATGAGGTTCCAGGTGACGGAGCTATGGCTCCGGATGTGTCTGATGTCGCAACTGCTCTGGCAAACGATGTGCCGTTTAAGGAGCCATCATTCATGCGAGTTTTGGATTTGGAAGCCATGCATGTTCCGGAGTTTCCGAATTATATCAATGCTG AAATTTCTGTTGTCGCAGATGGTGAATTTGCCGTTGGGATGGAATTCAGTTCGAGGGAAGCTGTTATTAAGGCGATAAAAGAGTATACTATACAAAGAAGCGTAGATTACCGGGTGTATGAGTTTGAGCCGTTGACATTTTATGCGAAGTGTATACAGTATGGGTCAGGATGTGATTGGCTTATCCGGGTTAGCATGATCAGCCGGAAGTACTGTTGGGTTGTAAGGAGGTATAATGGCAATCACACATGTACCAGAGCAATAATTTCTCAGGATCATTCTAAGCTGGACTCAACCACGATTGCAGAAGCAATTAAGCCGTTGGTTGAGGCTGACCCCACCTTAAAGGTAAAATCGGTTATAGCAGAAGTGCAATCGAAGTTCAACTACACTGTTAGTTATCGGAAAGCATGGTTGGCTAAGCAAAAGGCAGtggaaaaaatatttggaggtTGGGAGGCATCGTACGAAGCGTTGCCTATATGGTTTGAGGCCATGTGTCACAAGGAGCCGTCAGCTGTTGTTCATTTTGAGACTATGTCTGCATATCAAAGCGATGACTTGGTAACTGATATTCGGGTATTGCATCGTGTCTTTTGGAGTTATTACCCCTGCAttagagctttcagacattgtaAGCCAGTTGTCCAGGTCGATGGGACTCACTTGTACGGAAAGTACAAGGGTTGTCTACTAGTGGCAGTGTCACAGGATGGCAACAACAATATCGTCCCAATTGTGTTTGCAATTGTGGAGGGAGAGACTTCAGATGCGTGGCACTTTTTTCCGAGTAACCTTCGTCAGCACGTTGTCACTCGGGATGGTGTGGGACTGATATCCGACCGTCATGAATCCATAAATGCAGTTGTGGAAAGGAGTAACGGGGCTTGGTCACCTCCGAGAGCCTTTCATATGTTTTGCATCAGGCATATAGAGTCGAATTTTTTGAGGAAATTCAAGGCGCCATACTTGCAGAAACTGGTCGTCAACATAG GATATTCGAGGATGGTGTGTGAGTACGAGGTGCGTTACCAACGTTTACGAGAACGGGGCGAGGCATACACTGACTGGTTAAACCGAATCCCCCGGGAACAGTACGCGTTGGCTTTTGATGGTGGATATAGATGGGGTCATATGACGACAAATCTGGTGGAATGCATCAACTCAGTATTGAAGGGTGCACGCAATCTTCCCGTGACTGCCCTTGTGAAGGCAACGTTCTACAGGCTGAACGAGTTGTTTATCCGAAAAAGAGCGGAGGCGGAAGCCCTGATTAATGCTGGCCATGTGTTTTCCGATGTCGTTACCTCCAAGTTGCATGCAAACCAACTTGCGTCAGGAAACATTCAGGTTAGTTACTTTGACCGGCAGAATAAAGTCTTTGAGGTGCGTGAGATGCCAAGTGGACTGGAGTTTGCAGTGGACCTACGTGGCCTTCAATGTGACTGTGGTGAGTTCCAGGTGGACCGGATCCCCTGTCGACATGTGTTTGCATGTTGTGCCAACCAGCGACTGGATTGGCAAGTGTATGTTCATGATGTGTATAAGATGGACCAAGTTCGGCGGGTGTACCGAGCAAGGTTTAGGCCACTAGGTAACCCTACTACATGGCCTGCTTACAACGGACCTCGGTTCATCCCAAATCCGTTCTTGAGACGCCTCGGGAAAGGTCGCCCAAAAATGACGCGAttcttgaatgagatggacacACGAATATTACGTCGGCCTAGGCGATGTACGCTTTGTGGGGCTGAGGGGCACAGCCGTGGCAGATGCCGTCAGCAAGGTGGTGCAAATGCCAACAGAGAGCATTAG
- the LOC130936759 gene encoding uncharacterized protein LOC130936759: MISRKYCWVIRRYNGSHTCTRATISQDHSKLDSTTIAEAIKPLVEADPALKVKSVIAEVQSKFNYTVSYRKAWLAKQKAVKKIFGGWEASYEALPIWFEAMCHKEPSAVVHFETMPAYQGDELVTDIRVLHRIFWSYYPYIRAFRHCKPVVQVDGTHLYGKYKGCLLVAVSQDGNNNIVPIAFAIVEGETSDAWHFFLSNLRQHVVTRDGVGLISDRHESINAAMERSNGAWSPPRAFHMFCIRHIESNFLRKFKAPYLQKLVINIGYSRTVQEYEVHYQCLRERGEAYTEWLNRIPREQYALAF; the protein is encoded by the exons ATGATCAGCCGGAAGTACTGTTGGGTTATAAGGAGGTATAATGGCAGTCACACATGTACCAGAGCCACAATTTCTCAGGATCATTCGAAGCTGGATTCGACCACAATTGCAGAAGCAATTAAGCCGTTGGTTGAGGCTGACCCCGCCTTAAAGGTAAAGTCGGTTATAGCAGAGGTACAATCGAAGTTCAACTACACTGTTAGTTATCGGAAAGCATGGTTGGCTAAGCAAAAGGcagtgaaaaaaatatttggaggCTGGGAAGCATCGTACGAAGCGTTGCCTATTTGGTTTGAGGCCATGTGTCACAAGGAGCCGTCAGCTGTTGTTCATTTTGAGACTATGCCTGCATATCAAGGCGATGAGTTGGTGACTGATATTCGAGTGTTGCATCGTATCTTTTGGAGTTATTACCCCTACATTAGAGCATTCAGACATTGTAAGCCAGTTGTCCAGGTAGATGGGACTCACTTGTACGGAAAGTATAAGGGTTGTCTACTAGTGGCAGTGTCACAGGATGGCAACAACAATATCGTCCCAATTGCGTTTGCGATTGTGGAGGGAGAGACTTCAGATGCGTGGCACTTTTTTCTAAGTAACCTTCGTCAGCATGTTGTCACTCGGGATGGTGTGGGACTGATATCCGACCGTCACGAATCCATAAATGcagctatggaaaggagtaacGGGGCTTGGTCACCTCCTAGAGCTTTTCATATGTTTTGTATCAGGCATATAGAGTCGAACTTTCTGAGAAAATTCAAGGCGCCGTACTTGCAGAAACTGGTCATCAACATAG GATATTCGAGGACGGTGCAGGAGTACGAGGTGCATTACCAGTGTTTACGAGAACGAGGCGAGGCCTACACTGAATGGTTAAACCGAATCCCCCGAGAACAGTATGCATTGGCTTTTTGA
- the LOC130933285 gene encoding plasmodesmata-located protein 1-like, whose product MGALKNHQNPTFLFFLSLPILLLLLQIPTQTSSSDTTTLIYKGCADQKLQDPSGAASQNLKTLLNALVTQSSQKNFAATTSGDGGNSAVAGAYQCRGDLTNSDCYDCVSKIPNMLGKLCGGDVAAARIQLSGCYLRYEVVGFKEVPKTQLLYKVCGSKKMKNGGDVVGFEGKRDSAFHMVENGVKGNNGNLFYTGSYESLYVLGQCEGNMGNDDCGDCIASAEEQVKVQCGDSISAQVYLQACYLSYSFYPNGVPGTISSSSSSSPGSGRHQHTERTVALAVGGLAALGFLIVCLLFLKSALKKKSGKRGGY is encoded by the exons ATGGGTGCCCTCAAAAACCATCAAAACCCCacctttctcttcttcctctcacTTCCaattctcctcctcctccttcaaaTTCCGACACAAACCTCCTCTTCAGACACCACAACCTTAATCTACAAAGGCTGCGCCGATCAAAAGCTTCAAGACCCATCCGGCGCCGCCTCTCAGAACCTGAAAACTCTCCTGAACGCACTCGTCACACAGTCCTCGCAGAAGAACTTCGCCGCCACGACCTCCGGCGACGGCGGAAACTCTGCCGTCGCCGGAGCCTACCAATGCAGAGGCGACCTAACAAACTCCGACTGCTACGACTGCGTGAGCAAGATCCCAAACATGCTCGGAAAACTCTGCGGCGGTGACGTGGCGGCGGCGAGGATCCAGCTGAGCGGGTGTTACCTGAGGTACGAGGTTGTCGGGTTCAAGGAGGTGCCGAAGACGCAGCTTCTTTACAAGGTTTGCGGttcaaagaaaatgaagaacggTGGTGATGTGGTTGGGTTTGAAGGGAAGAGAGACTCGGCGTTTCACATGGTGGAGAATGGTGTGAAGGGTAATAATGGTAATTTGTTCTACACTGGGAGTTACGAGTCTCTTTATGTGTTGGGTCAGTGCGAGGGTAATATGGGAAATGACGATTGTGGTGATTGTATTGCGAGTGCTGAGGAACAGGTTAAGGTTCAGTGTGGTGACTCTATTTCTGCTCAGGTTTATTTGCAGGCTTGTTATCTTAGTTATAGTTTTTACCCTAATGGAGTTCCTGGcaccatttcttcttcttcttcttcttcgccag GGAGCGGGAGGCACCAACACACAGAAAGAACAGTGGCTCTTGCAGTGGGAGGGTTGGCAGCATTGGGATTCTTAATTGTTTGCTTATTATTCCTCAAATCTGCCTTAAAGAAAAAGAGTGGAAAGCGTGGGGGCTACTGA